The sequence AGCAGAGCTGAAATGGAGAGAAACCTGCCGCTGGACTGCACAGCGCTCACTGTGCTGACCCAAAATTAACTATAAAATAGCGCTATTTCAGAAACTAGAGCGTGCCCCAAGTTTTGGTTGCAATATCGTGAGCCTGATGGAGATATATCCATAGACAAGGCCCAATGCCAAGTTGCAGATAAGCTGAAACGGACAGAAACCTGCCACGGGGCTCCACATTTCTCATTCTGCTGACCCAAATTTCACTAGTAGACAGCAGTATTTCAGAAACTAGGGCGTACCTCTAGAAAATGGGACAGAGTGGAACAAGTGTGTTCTGATACAATATGCtcataaaatgattgatcaAATATGTGGATTTAGCCCACTATTATATTTGATGGATCGGACTCAACCAGGGGAGGAGAGTCGACTGTATTTTGGATCGAGAGGGGAAGTGCTGGTTCATGTACAAAGTCAACCCAATGACAAAATATCTGATTGGTGGGTCCTTCATGAATAGCTGAGTCGTGTCCTGGTTCCTTCCCTTCTAACTAAATTGTTTGAGACACTAAAACAACGAGGACGTCTTTTGCCCCCAGAGCCACCAAAATAGACCAAACTTCAAACCTGGGGCTGAGGTAATCCTCTTGAAAGGTGGTTGATGTTAGCTTGTTTCAGTTTTAATCATATTCTAATCCTGCTCAATTACACGATTGATAAACATGTCTGAGAACCATATAATTGATTCCActcattcactttttatatgCTTAATTAATTGCATGACATGCATGCCACGCAATTTTGTAAGTTGACTACTCTTTATGGGTTGGCTTTTCCAACCCCATATAAATCAACCCTGGAAAacacttgattttctttttaataatttgcaCCAGAACCCATACTAACGAGATATTCAGAATCTTAGTTTGAAAGGAAAAACGATGATCCACGTTGCTTGGTACAGACTTCTAGATAGTACAAGGTTTTCATTCGCATGAATTGAACATCCATGGCCTTGTAGCTAGGCTGCTGCTTTGTGGACCTTTCACCTCTGGGACTTTTCAACGTTCCTGTTGGACAAGGAATTGATCCATCCCTAATTCACGCATTGATGTAAGTATTCTAAGGTCCGAACAACGCGTACGTGTCGCTTGAAATCTAGCAAACAGCATTTGCGGAGTGACACGGAATTGAGGGACCTCATTTGATTAAAGTGGCTGCTTTTACATGATTTTGTTAATCTCTACCATTCATACGAGGCTCACGAGGAACAGTTCAAAACAGTTTTTCGAAGAAGCCAAGCAGCCTGAGAAGAGAAAAGTCTGACTCAAATGGTCTACACAGCTGTCAGCATGCCAATCTAGAATGCGTGTATAAAAGGCGTCAAGGACTTGATGTCTCTCACCCtgtatatattatttatctCTAGCTCCCTCCCATGATTCTGGTTTCTCATCCTTGAGCTTGCCTTTCTCCATCTCTCCTTGATTCTCAAACTCCATAACACTGGGTCGGAATTGGTCAGTGTTTAGATTTCattgatttaattataattttctccTATTGTTCTCTGTTTTATTGCTTCTAATTATAAGATCGCTGATTGATCTGTAAGAATTCTATTTCAAAATCTTGCCTTTTCTTGTAAACTAAAGCTTCTGTAGTTCTAGCTAAAAAGGCCagaaattaagattaaaaaaaagaagaaaggaagaaaaaagaattccGAAGTTTTTCAACTGGCATCTTTAATCCTCTGAAACAAGTGTTTTGATCGATTAAGAGATAAGAATCTCTCCCTCTTGTTTCTCTCTGAACAATGAAGAGTCAAAACCAAAATTCACTGGCCACAGCTATCAATCTCCTTGGTTCACGATGGAATCCTCTCCATctcttttcttgtttcttcttctttgcatTTGGTCTAACCTTTGGAATCATACTCAGtttcaatctcaaaaacttCTCATTTAATCTCCAAGTCACTCAATCATCCCCCTCCCCATCAGCATCAGCATCAGCACCACCCCCATCCCCACTGGTTTCCCCATTGCCAGCATCAACCTATCCCACAAATGAAACTTCAAAAGCCGGCCGTCGCATAGGACTGAGCCAATATATGAAGCCGCCTAATGCTATGCACGACATGGATGATGAGGAGTTGCTATGGAGGGCTTCAATGGCTCCTCAGATTCGTGAGTTTCCATTCAAAAGAGTTCCCAAGGTTGCTTTCATGTTCTTGACCAAGGGGCCGTTATCATTGGCTCCTCTGTGGGAGTTGTTCTTCAAAGGGCATGAAGGGCTCTACTCAATTTATGTGCACTCACATCCATCATTCAACGAAAGCGAGCCGGAAAATTCAGTGTTTCATGATCGGAGAATTCCCAGTAAGGTTAGTTGGTTGCATAGTTTCTTACTTATTCTCTATAATTTCGTGTACACATTCCAATCATGCCTGTTACTCGGTAGCATAGACAATGAAACTGAAAGCGAATTAACAACACGCATAGCCCTCCACCTTTTGCTATACGGCGGATATCGGCCACGAGGAGAAAGGCAGATAGAGCTACCTAAAACGTATGAGCTAACCATGAAGTTGGCTTCAAATAGATTAATACCTTTCTGGTATGACACATAATGACTGGCTTCTCCATTTGACTCTGATAGAGAAGAGAAGACtgatctgtttttttttttttcccttcaaaaaagTACTTGAAGCTGGTCACGGTGTTTATGGTCTTTTGATCATCATGGAACAGTGTGATCTTCAGCAATTCATAAATTGGAGTAGCATTTAATGGAGTGCGTCCATGAGACCCAAAATGAAGGCACTGCGTATTTACTGTTATATAAAAGTAGATGGCTCCTTATACTCTTGGCAACAAACCTACCCTTGTGATcaaatatttagttatttaccCTTTCTGTGGGGAGATTTTGCTTGCTTGATCTCTTGGTTCTTGTGCAAATCAATCTATTTTCTTTGTCATCTGCCAGAGTTCTAATTGATGTTCTTCATGATCTTGCAACATTGCAGGAAGTCCAATGGGGAAAGTTTAACATGATTGAAGCTGAACGCCGTCTACTAGCCAATGCTCTCCTTGATTTCTCAAACCACCATTTTGTTCTCCTCTCAGAATCATGCATACCCCTCTTCAATTTCTCAACCATCTACTCTTACCTCATGAACTCCACACGAAATTATGTACAGACCTATGATTTCCCTGGTCCAGTTGGCCGCGGCCGATACAAAGAGAAAATGTATCCAACAATCACAATTGAACAATGGAGAAAGGGGTCCCAGTGGTTTGCGGTGGATCGAAATCTCGCCACGGAAATAATCTCTGACCAAACTTATTTTCCCATATTCCAAAAGCACTGCAAGTCTTCATGCTATGCTGATGAACACTACTTGCCAACATTTGTGGGTATAAAATTTTGGGAGAGGAGTGCAAATCGAAGCTTGACTTGGGTTGATTGGTCAAGGGGTGGGGCTCACCCAGCTAGGTTCATGAGGTGGGACGTGACCATTGAGTCTTTGAAGAGGTTGAGGAGTGAGGGTAGATGTGACTACAATGGGAAGAGCACCAATATCTGTTTCTTGTTTGCAAGGAAGGTCATGCCAAGCGCTT is a genomic window of Vitis riparia cultivar Riparia Gloire de Montpellier isolate 1030 chromosome 1, EGFV_Vit.rip_1.0, whole genome shotgun sequence containing:
- the LOC117910990 gene encoding glycosyltransferase BC10; this encodes MKSQNQNSLATAINLLGSRWNPLHLFSCFFFFAFGLTFGIILSFNLKNFSFNLQVTQSSPSPSASASAPPPSPLVSPLPASTYPTNETSKAGRRIGLSQYMKPPNAMHDMDDEELLWRASMAPQIREFPFKRVPKVAFMFLTKGPLSLAPLWELFFKGHEGLYSIYVHSHPSFNESEPENSVFHDRRIPSKEVQWGKFNMIEAERRLLANALLDFSNHHFVLLSESCIPLFNFSTIYSYLMNSTRNYVQTYDFPGPVGRGRYKEKMYPTITIEQWRKGSQWFAVDRNLATEIISDQTYFPIFQKHCKSSCYADEHYLPTFVGIKFWERSANRSLTWVDWSRGGAHPARFMRWDVTIESLKRLRSEGRCDYNGKSTNICFLFARKVMPSALERLLRFAPKVMHFNS